In Methanocaldococcus sp. FS406-22, the genomic stretch CAGTAAAGTAGATGACAATCATTTTGAGATGATTATATATTGTGATGGTGGATTATATATAAAAGAGCTAATCAGTGGAGATGATGGGAGAACAAACCCATCTGTCTCATCTATATTAAACAAAAACTGTATATGTAAGGAATTGGACGTTTTAAAAATACACGATAATGAAGGTGAGAATTATGGTTCAAATGAGTGAAGGATTTAGAAGAAAAACAAGAAAGAAGTTATCAAAACACCCAAGAGAAAGAGGACTCTACCCAATAACAAGAGCTTTGAGAGAGTATAAAGAAGGAGAGTATGTGCATATAGTTATAGATCCATCAGTCCATAAGGGAATGCCACATCCAAGATTCCACGGAAGAACAGGAGTTGTTGTTGGTAAGCAGGGAAGAGCATTTATCGTTAAAGTAAGAGATGGAGGAAAATACAAACAAATCATTGCTTATCCACAACACTTAAGACCTGCTACAGCTTAAATTTTTTAATTTCTTGAAATGCTTTAATTATTTTTCCATATAATTCAATTTTGAATGTAACTTTAATGACAAATATAATTTTATTTTTACTGCATTAAGTTAAGAGGGAGAGAATGATAGGCAAAAAAATCCTTGGAGAGAAATATATAACAGTATCAGAAGCTGCAGATATTATGTATCAGAGAGCTCAAATTGGAGAATTATCTTATGAACAGGGATGTGCTTTGGATTATTTACAAAAGTTTGCCAAGTTAGATAAAGAAGAGGCGAAAAAATTAGTTGAAGAATTGATATCTTTAGGAGTAGATGAAAAAACAGCAGTTAAAATAGCTGATATTCTACCTGAAGATTTGGATGATTTAAGAGCAATCTATTACAAAAGAGAATTGCCTGAAAATGCTGAGGAAATCTTAGAAGTCGTTAGGAAATATATCTAATTTTTTATTGCTCATTTAAATTTGTAGATTTAAATGAAACTTTTAGAAAAAGTTGAACAAATCCTATGGATTTGTAGCTGGAAAGTTTCACTCTCCATTTCATCAAAAATCTAACACCTCCTCGCTAACGCTCGAAGGTGTAAATTAAGCTGTATAGGTTTTATTATTCCAATATATTTGTAGATTTAAATGAAAGGTGAAATTTTATGGTTAGAGGGCAATATAAAAAAGGAAATGATGAAGGAATGAGATTTCCTAAAAAAAATAAGCCACAAAAATTTGAAAACTATGCATGGGTCTTAGATTATTTACCTTACGGTTATCCTGACAAACCCGATGAACCAGTAGTTCAAGGACTTGGAGAATATCAGTTTTTATTAATGGAGATGATTCCAAAACCAAATGTAGATATTGAATTAGGAGAAAGAGTTTATATTGGAAAGGGAAAGAGAGATAAGATTGACCATGTTAGAAGAATGATTAAATACGAAAACTTAACACCAACAGCAAAATCTGAGCTTCTATATGTTATAATGGAAGCCGTTAAAATGCAGGAAGATAGATTTGTAAGATTCTTTAATGAATGCCCACCAATAACTACACGATTACATACTTTAGAATTACTTCCAGAAATTAAAAAGAAGTATATGTGGAAGATTATTGAAGAGAGAGAAACAAAAAAATTTGAAAGCTTTAAAGATTTTGAAGAGAGAGTTGGAAAAAACCCTGTAAGGATTATAGCTAAAAGAATTGAAAAAGAGCTTTCAGATGATAAAAAAGATAAATACTACCTATTTGTAAAATGGAAAAAAGGGATTATATTGAATGAAGATAATATGACTTTCTACCTAAAAGAATAAAGCTTGGATTAGAGGTGAGTTTTAGCAAACTCTCTTAAATCCCTAAGAGTTCCAAAATTCAGCAAACCAATATCAGTTATTGCTATAACTTCTGAATCTAAATAATCCTTTTTTATAATTTTGGATGATGCTGAATTGTTAATCAAATCATTTCCCGGAGATAAAGGGTTGAAAGCAGGTAAAACAATATATTTTTTGTTTAATAAATAAGCTGGAAATTTCATAATTGCTCCAACTTCATCTCTAAGTTTTATTGATGGATGCTCATGCCCCAAAATCCAAAACTTATCTTTTAATAAATCTTTATCAATATTTAGCTCTTTATCTCCATGGAAAATTAAATAATCATTAATTTCAAAATAATCAAAAATTTCATAGCCAGTTGATGAAATAAAAGTGTCATGATTACCTTTAATTAAAATAATATTAACATAATCATTCATAAAATCAATGAACTCTTTTAAAAACTTAATTTCTCTTGGATAAGGCTTGAAGTTATGCTTTACATCCCCATTAATTATTAGATTGTTAATTTTATATTTTTCAATTATATTTAAAGCTTTTTTTATAACCTCATCTTTTTGCAGTAATGGAAAATTAGCCCCACCTTCACCAAAAAAGACATCAAATCCAATATGTGTGTCAGCTATTATAGCATAATCCTTATAAATTAAACATCTATCAATCGTTATATAAAAATCTTTAATTTTGATTTTCTCCTCCATAAAATCACTTATTAACTTTTAGTTAATTTAAATTTTGAAAATAGAAAGAAAAAGAGAAGAAGCTTTATGCCTGCTCGACCAACAATCTTGCTGTTTCTGGTGTGTATCTCCAATCTGCTGGTAAAACTCCTCTTGACTTGTAGTATTTAACTAATCTTCTAATCTTTGATTCAATTAACTGCAAACCTCTCTTTGAGTGCAAGTCTTTTGGGTGCTGTTCTAAGTGTTTTCTTAAGTTAACAGCTCTTCTCATTAAGTTTAATAAATCTTCTGGAACTTTTGGATATAAACCGTGTTCTTTCATTATCTTACTGATTTTTTTACCAGTAATTAATTTAACATCTGGAATTCCGTAGGTGTCTCTTAATATCAAACCAATCTGTGCTGACTGATAACCTTTCTTAGCTAACTCTACTACTAACTGCTCTACTTGCTCCGGTGTGTATTGGACCCATTCAGGAACTTCCTTCCTGACGGGTCTCTTTGAACCGGAGCGACCTCTTTTTCTTGCGTGCATTCTTGCCATTTTATCACCCGATGGTCGCCAGTCCAAAGAGACCAGGA encodes the following:
- a CDS encoding metallophosphoesterase translates to MEEKIKIKDFYITIDRCLIYKDYAIIADTHIGFDVFFGEGGANFPLLQKDEVIKKALNIIEKYKINNLIINGDVKHNFKPYPREIKFLKEFIDFMNDYVNIILIKGNHDTFISSTGYEIFDYFEINDYLIFHGDKELNIDKDLLKDKFWILGHEHPSIKLRDEVGAIMKFPAYLLNKKYIVLPAFNPLSPGNDLINNSASSKIIKKDYLDSEVIAITDIGLLNFGTLRDLREFAKTHL
- a CDS encoding DUF655 domain-containing protein; this translates as MVRGQYKKGNDEGMRFPKKNKPQKFENYAWVLDYLPYGYPDKPDEPVVQGLGEYQFLLMEMIPKPNVDIELGERVYIGKGKRDKIDHVRRMIKYENLTPTAKSELLYVIMEAVKMQEDRFVRFFNECPPITTRLHTLELLPEIKKKYMWKIIEERETKKFESFKDFEERVGKNPVRIIAKRIEKELSDDKKDKYYLFVKWKKGIILNEDNMTFYLKE
- a CDS encoding 50S ribosomal protein L21e, which encodes MVQMSEGFRRKTRKKLSKHPRERGLYPITRALREYKEGEYVHIVIDPSVHKGMPHPRFHGRTGVVVGKQGRAFIVKVRDGGKYKQIIAYPQHLRPATA
- a CDS encoding RNA polymerase Rpb4 family protein, which produces MIGKKILGEKYITVSEAADIMYQRAQIGELSYEQGCALDYLQKFAKLDKEEAKKLVEELISLGVDEKTAVKIADILPEDLDDLRAIYYKRELPENAEEILEVVRKYI
- a CDS encoding 30S ribosomal protein S15 codes for the protein MARMHARKRGRSGSKRPVRKEVPEWVQYTPEQVEQLVVELAKKGYQSAQIGLILRDTYGIPDVKLITGKKISKIMKEHGLYPKVPEDLLNLMRRAVNLRKHLEQHPKDLHSKRGLQLIESKIRRLVKYYKSRGVLPADWRYTPETARLLVEQA